In Paenibacillus kyungheensis, the following are encoded in one genomic region:
- a CDS encoding 2-isopropylmalate synthase → MRKIYIFDTTLRDGEQSPGVNLNTREKVEIAYQLEKLGVDRIEAGFPAASPGDLAAVNAVARAVKNASIIGLARAREQDIDAVREALKGAQDPCLHLFLATSPIHRQHKLRMEKEQVKDTARSAIRYARQYFDKVEFSLEDAGRTEYDFMVEMVTMAVEEGAYVVNIPDTVGFLTPYEYGNIFKHLKENVPNIEKVQLSAHCHDDLGMATANALAAILNGADQIEGTINGIGERAGNTALEEVAMALETRQDFFGAKTSLTLSEIARTSRLVSKLTGMVVPGNKAIVGANAFAHESGIHQDGMLKEKTTYEIMSPETIGFKATKLVMGKHSGRHAFREHLIELGYDLTEEALNEAFAKFKILADKKKEISDDDLFALLEERLADAPELFQLDSLFVSFDSEGAPTAKIRLSTADGEVREEESSGNGSVDSIYNAIDKASQEEVKLADYSIKGVTQGKDALGEVHVALTQDGITAQGRGVSTDILEASARAYVDSLNRLVEKRKTYGRRDNISMI, encoded by the coding sequence ATGCGCAAAATTTATATTTTTGATACCACATTGAGAGATGGAGAACAATCGCCGGGAGTGAACTTGAATACTCGCGAGAAAGTAGAGATTGCTTATCAACTCGAAAAATTGGGTGTCGATCGGATAGAAGCTGGATTCCCGGCAGCATCACCTGGAGACTTGGCAGCGGTTAACGCTGTAGCACGCGCAGTCAAAAATGCAAGTATTATCGGTCTAGCGCGAGCTAGAGAACAAGATATCGATGCGGTACGCGAGGCACTGAAAGGTGCGCAAGATCCGTGCCTACATCTGTTCTTGGCGACTTCACCGATTCACCGTCAACATAAGCTTCGGATGGAAAAAGAACAGGTAAAAGATACAGCACGTTCAGCGATTCGCTATGCACGTCAGTATTTTGACAAAGTTGAATTTTCATTAGAAGATGCAGGACGTACTGAATACGACTTTATGGTAGAAATGGTTACTATGGCTGTTGAAGAAGGCGCTTATGTGGTAAATATTCCAGATACAGTCGGCTTTTTGACACCTTATGAGTACGGTAACATTTTCAAACACTTAAAAGAAAATGTACCTAATATTGAAAAAGTACAATTGAGCGCTCACTGTCATGATGATCTAGGTATGGCAACAGCGAATGCACTGGCTGCAATTTTGAACGGTGCAGATCAGATTGAAGGTACAATTAATGGTATCGGGGAACGTGCAGGGAATACAGCGTTGGAAGAAGTAGCGATGGCATTGGAAACGCGTCAAGATTTCTTTGGTGCCAAAACCAGTCTGACTCTTTCTGAAATTGCTCGTACTAGCCGTTTGGTCAGCAAATTGACAGGTATGGTCGTCCCGGGTAACAAAGCGATTGTTGGAGCCAATGCGTTTGCTCATGAATCCGGTATTCACCAAGATGGTATGCTGAAAGAGAAAACGACTTACGAAATCATGAGTCCAGAAACGATTGGATTCAAAGCAACCAAATTAGTGATGGGTAAACACTCGGGTCGTCATGCGTTCCGTGAGCATTTGATCGAATTAGGGTATGACCTGACAGAAGAAGCATTGAATGAAGCGTTTGCTAAATTTAAAATTTTGGCTGATAAGAAAAAAGAAATCTCGGATGATGATTTGTTTGCTTTGTTAGAAGAGCGTCTTGCGGATGCACCCGAGTTGTTCCAATTGGATTCGTTATTTGTTTCCTTTGATAGTGAAGGAGCACCTACAGCGAAGATTCGTTTATCGACTGCGGATGGAGAAGTACGTGAAGAAGAATCTAGTGGTAATGGTTCTGTTGACTCTATCTACAATGCAATCGACAAAGCTTCACAAGAAGAAGTAAAACTAGCGGATTACTCGATTAAAGGGGTAACGCAGGGTAAAGATGCACTGGGTGAAGTACATGTCGCTCTAACGCAAGATGGTATTACAGCGCAAGGTCGCGGAGTAAGTACAGATATTCTAGAAGCAAGTGCTCGTGCGTATGTCGACTCATTAAATCGTCTGGTTGAAAAGCGTAAAACGTACGGTAGACGTGACAATATTTCGATGATCTAA
- a CDS encoding aldo/keto reductase: protein MDYSYLGKSGLKVSRICLGTMNFGPVTDEKESFRIMDAALDAGINFFDTANVYGFKVGVGTTEEIIGRWFKQGGNRREKVVLATKVYGTMHKDLDGPNSDGGLSAYKIRRHLEGSLKRLQTDHVELYQMHHIDTNVSWDELWGAFEVAVQQGKIGYVGSSNFAAWHIAIAQKAAENRNFLGLISEQHKYSLLCRQPELEVLPAAHALGLGVIPWSPLDGGLLGRNALKKIEGSRSGGDANRVDQHKEQLEQYAELCNELGEPQDVVALAWVLANPAVTAPIIGPRTAEQFESSLRIIDVKLDEATMTRLDEIFPGPGGAAPKAYAW from the coding sequence ATGGATTATTCATATCTTGGTAAGTCAGGGTTAAAGGTCAGCCGTATTTGTTTGGGCACCATGAATTTTGGACCTGTTACAGATGAGAAAGAATCATTCCGAATTATGGACGCTGCTCTTGATGCAGGCATCAACTTTTTTGATACTGCGAATGTATACGGATTTAAAGTAGGTGTTGGAACAACTGAAGAGATTATCGGACGTTGGTTCAAACAAGGTGGTAACCGTCGTGAAAAAGTAGTGCTCGCAACTAAAGTATATGGAACGATGCATAAAGATTTGGATGGCCCAAATAGCGATGGTGGATTATCTGCTTACAAAATTCGTCGTCACCTTGAAGGTTCTCTCAAACGCTTACAAACAGATCATGTGGAATTGTATCAAATGCATCATATCGATACAAATGTAAGTTGGGATGAGTTATGGGGTGCATTTGAAGTCGCTGTTCAACAAGGTAAAATCGGTTATGTCGGTTCAAGTAACTTTGCTGCATGGCATATCGCTATCGCTCAAAAAGCGGCTGAAAACCGTAATTTCTTAGGTTTGATTTCAGAACAGCACAAATATAGCTTATTGTGTCGTCAACCTGAATTGGAAGTTCTTCCGGCTGCTCATGCGCTTGGATTGGGTGTTATTCCGTGGAGTCCACTTGATGGTGGATTACTTGGACGTAATGCACTCAAAAAAATCGAAGGTTCACGCAGTGGTGGCGATGCCAATCGAGTAGATCAACATAAAGAACAGCTAGAACAATATGCTGAATTGTGTAATGAACTCGGTGAACCTCAAGATGTGGTTGCTCTGGCATGGGTACTTGCTAATCCAGCTGTTACTGCTCCAATTATTGGACCACGTACAGCAGAACAATTTGAAAGCTCTTTACGTATTATCGATGTGAAGCTAGATGAAGCTACAATGACTCGTCTAGATGAAATATTCCCAGGTCCAGGTGGAGCCGCTCCTAAAGCTTACGCTTGGTAA
- the ilvN gene encoding acetolactate synthase small subunit encodes MNITKHTIAVLVNDQPGVLQRVSGLFGRRGFNIESITVGQSEEVGLSRMVIVTTGGEKTLEQIEKQLYKIIDVIKVIDLSSKPMVTRELALIKVKSEPAERPEIMGVVETFRAAVVDIGPNSLMVQVVGDTHKIDAMLELLKPYGIRELSRTGATAMIRGNV; translated from the coding sequence ATGAATATTACAAAGCATACAATCGCTGTTTTAGTGAATGATCAGCCCGGCGTTCTTCAAAGAGTCTCAGGACTCTTTGGCCGTCGGGGATTCAATATCGAAAGTATTACAGTAGGTCAATCGGAAGAAGTAGGATTGTCGCGCATGGTTATTGTGACTACAGGCGGCGAAAAAACGTTAGAACAGATCGAAAAGCAACTATACAAAATCATTGATGTTATCAAAGTTATCGATCTAAGCTCCAAGCCAATGGTTACACGTGAATTAGCATTGATCAAAGTAAAATCAGAGCCGGCTGAACGTCCAGAAATTATGGGAGTTGTAGAAACGTTCCGCGCAGCAGTTGTAGATATCGGCCCTAACAGCCTTATGGTTCAAGTGGTAGGAGATACTCACAAAATTGATGCTATGCTTGAATTATTGAAGCCTTATGGTATACGTGAACTTTCCCGCACAGGCGCGACAGCGATGATACGCGGTAACGTATAA
- the ilvC gene encoding ketol-acid reductoisomerase translates to MAITTYYENDAELNVLKGKTIAIIGYGSQGHAHAQNLRDSGLSVVIGLREGKSFDKAKNDGFEVLSVAEATKRADLVQILMPDETQASVYKSDIEANLKPDAALLFAHGFNVHFGQIVAPEGNDVLLIAPKSPGHMVRRTYEEGFGVPGLIAIHQDATGSAKEIGLAYAKGIGCTRAGVIETSFREETETDLFGEQAVLCGGVSALVKAGFETLTEAGYAPEMAYFECLHELKLIVDLMYEGGLSTMRDSISNTAEYGDYVTGPRIVTEDTKKAMKEVLSDIQQGKFARDFMLENQSGRAFLTATRRNESEHQLEVVGKELRGMMHWIKK, encoded by the coding sequence ATGGCTATAACAACTTACTATGAAAATGATGCAGAATTGAACGTATTGAAAGGTAAAACAATCGCAATTATCGGTTACGGAAGTCAAGGTCATGCTCATGCACAAAACTTGCGTGATAGCGGATTGTCTGTAGTAATCGGACTTCGTGAAGGTAAATCTTTTGACAAAGCAAAAAATGATGGTTTTGAAGTACTATCTGTAGCAGAAGCAACTAAACGTGCAGACCTTGTACAAATTTTGATGCCTGATGAAACACAAGCAAGTGTATACAAAAGTGATATCGAAGCTAACTTGAAACCTGATGCTGCATTACTATTCGCTCATGGATTCAATGTTCACTTTGGACAAATCGTAGCTCCAGAAGGTAACGATGTGTTGCTTATCGCTCCTAAATCTCCAGGACACATGGTACGTCGTACATATGAAGAAGGATTCGGTGTACCAGGCCTAATCGCGATTCATCAAGATGCTACAGGTTCTGCAAAAGAAATCGGTCTAGCTTATGCTAAAGGTATCGGTTGTACACGTGCAGGTGTTATCGAAACATCATTCCGTGAAGAAACAGAAACTGATTTGTTCGGTGAGCAAGCAGTACTATGTGGTGGTGTAAGTGCGCTAGTTAAAGCTGGATTTGAAACATTGACAGAAGCTGGTTATGCTCCAGAAATGGCATACTTCGAGTGTCTACACGAATTGAAATTGATCGTTGACTTGATGTATGAAGGTGGCTTGTCTACAATGCGTGATTCTATCAGTAACACAGCAGAATATGGTGACTATGTAACAGGTCCTCGTATCGTTACTGAAGATACGAAAAAAGCAATGAAAGAAGTATTGTCTGATATCCAACAAGGTAAATTTGCACGTGACTTTATGCTTGAGAACCAATCCGGTCGTGCATTCTTGACAGCGACTCGTCGTAACGAATCCGAGCACCAACTAGAAGTAGTAGGTAAAGAACTTCGCGGTATGATGCACTGGATCAAAAAATAA
- the leuB gene encoding 3-isopropylmalate dehydrogenase, protein MTDVKKIAVIAGDGIGPEVVAEAEKVLKKAEELYGYSFETEHALFGGIAIDEKGTPLPQETLDVCKSADAVLLGAVGGPKWDNNSKELRPETGLLGIRKALGLFSNLRPAVVFDCLKEASTLKPEVLEGTDLMVVRELTGGIYFGEKLRRQGEHGEEAVDTCVYNVTEIERITRQAFEIAQKRRKKLASVDKANVLETSRLWRETVNRIAPDYPDVELEHVLVDNCAMQLLRRPSSFDVIVTENMFGDILSDEAAMLTGSIGMLASASMGDSTDAGSFGLYEPVHGSAPDIAGQGLANPIATILSVALMFRLTFNYADAADAIEAAVAKVLDEGHRTADIAVDKSQALSTSQMGDLIVAAMQKA, encoded by the coding sequence ATGACAGACGTAAAAAAAATTGCAGTAATTGCTGGTGACGGTATCGGACCAGAAGTTGTAGCAGAAGCTGAAAAAGTATTGAAAAAAGCAGAAGAATTATACGGCTATTCTTTTGAAACGGAACATGCGCTATTTGGCGGAATTGCTATAGACGAAAAAGGAACACCGCTTCCTCAAGAAACGTTAGATGTCTGTAAAAGCGCAGATGCTGTATTGCTTGGAGCTGTAGGTGGTCCGAAATGGGATAACAACTCTAAAGAATTACGTCCAGAAACAGGTCTACTTGGGATTCGCAAAGCATTAGGTCTATTTTCTAACTTGCGTCCAGCGGTTGTATTTGATTGTTTGAAAGAAGCATCTACACTGAAACCAGAAGTATTAGAAGGTACAGACTTAATGGTAGTACGTGAATTAACAGGCGGTATTTATTTCGGTGAGAAATTAAGAAGACAAGGTGAACATGGAGAAGAAGCGGTAGACACTTGTGTATACAATGTGACTGAGATCGAGCGCATCACTCGTCAAGCTTTTGAAATTGCTCAAAAGCGTCGTAAAAAATTAGCTTCTGTAGATAAAGCGAATGTACTGGAAACGTCTCGTCTATGGCGTGAAACGGTAAATCGGATCGCTCCTGATTATCCAGATGTAGAACTAGAGCATGTATTGGTTGATAACTGTGCGATGCAATTGCTTCGTCGTCCATCTAGCTTTGATGTGATCGTGACTGAAAATATGTTTGGCGATATTCTGAGTGATGAAGCAGCAATGTTAACAGGATCGATCGGAATGTTAGCATCTGCTTCTATGGGAGACAGTACCGATGCAGGAAGCTTCGGATTGTATGAGCCAGTACACGGTTCAGCTCCTGATATTGCAGGACAAGGATTGGCGAATCCAATAGCAACTATTTTGTCAGTGGCATTGATGTTCCGTCTGACATTCAATTATGCAGACGCAGCCGATGCGATTGAAGCCGCTGTTGCTAAAGTATTAGATGAAGGTCACCGTACAGCTGATATTGCTGTAGATAAGAGTCAGGCATTATCGACTTCACAAATGGGTGATTTGATCGTAGCAGCGATGCAAAAAGCATAA
- a CDS encoding AAA family ATPase: protein MDTYTVKTLADRLQQQVGQVIVGKDHEIQLLLTALFASGHVLMEDVPGTGKTMLAKTLAAAMSCHFQRIQFTPDLLPSDLTGIHFFNQKESEFTFRAGPLFANIVLADEINRATPRTQSSLLECMEEQQISVDGETMKLDNPFMVIATQNPVDNQGTFPLPEAQMDRFMLKMSMGYPSAEEGIEILRRTSLSSQASKETTTDSNSSSVFEQVTREQIIEARQLCHAVTIHEDLLGYIVRLAEATRGHEEIALGASPRATQALLRAAQAYAAIQGRDYVLPDDIQTMASPVLAHRLVFKNRHHNDKHKAHLLIQSILDTEQVPTEANLESRVK from the coding sequence ATGGATACATATACCGTTAAGACACTAGCTGATCGTCTTCAGCAACAAGTAGGACAAGTTATCGTAGGTAAAGATCATGAGATTCAATTACTACTAACGGCTTTATTTGCTTCTGGACATGTATTGATGGAAGATGTACCCGGTACGGGTAAAACGATGCTTGCCAAAACGTTAGCAGCAGCGATGAGTTGCCATTTTCAGCGCATCCAATTCACACCGGATTTATTACCTTCTGACCTTACAGGAATCCATTTTTTCAATCAAAAAGAAAGCGAATTCACATTTCGAGCAGGGCCTTTATTTGCTAATATCGTACTTGCAGATGAGATCAATCGTGCAACACCACGTACTCAATCCAGTCTGCTGGAATGTATGGAAGAACAGCAGATTAGTGTAGATGGAGAGACGATGAAATTAGACAATCCATTTATGGTGATCGCTACGCAAAATCCTGTAGATAATCAGGGAACTTTTCCATTACCGGAAGCTCAGATGGATCGATTTATGTTAAAAATGTCGATGGGTTATCCTTCCGCAGAAGAAGGAATTGAGATTTTACGCAGAACATCGTTATCTTCACAAGCAAGTAAAGAAACAACTACAGATTCTAATTCAAGTTCTGTTTTTGAACAAGTAACTCGTGAACAAATTATTGAAGCAAGACAGCTATGTCATGCAGTTACTATTCATGAGGATCTATTAGGCTATATTGTTCGTCTTGCAGAAGCTACACGTGGACACGAAGAGATTGCTCTAGGTGCAAGCCCGAGAGCCACACAAGCCTTACTACGAGCTGCTCAAGCGTATGCAGCTATTCAAGGGAGAGATTATGTATTACCCGATGATATTCAGACGATGGCATCTCCGGTGCTAGCCCATCGGTTGGTATTTAAAAATCGACATCACAATGATAAACATAAAGCTCATCTATTGATCCAATCTATTCTCGATACTGAACAGGTTCCTACTGAAGCCAATCTGGAAAGTAGAGTGAAGTAA
- a CDS encoding peroxiredoxin — translation MADRLVGKQAPDFNMETVSGDGKDFGRVQLSDYKGKWLVFFFYPLDFTFVCPTEITALSDAAEEFKALDTEIVGVSTDSIHSHKAWINTAPENNGLGQLNFPLASDITKKVASDYGVLIEEEGVALRGLFIIDPEGELKYEVVNHNDVGRSVEETLRVLQALQSGGLCPMNWKPGQKTLVTS, via the coding sequence ATGGCAGATCGTTTGGTAGGTAAACAAGCACCAGATTTTAACATGGAGACCGTTTCTGGTGACGGTAAAGATTTTGGACGCGTTCAATTGTCCGATTACAAAGGTAAATGGTTGGTATTTTTCTTCTATCCACTAGATTTCACTTTTGTATGCCCTACAGAAATCACTGCACTTAGTGATGCAGCTGAAGAATTCAAAGCATTGGATACTGAAATTGTTGGTGTAAGTACTGACTCTATTCACAGTCACAAAGCTTGGATTAACACTGCTCCAGAAAACAATGGTCTAGGTCAATTGAACTTCCCATTGGCTTCCGATATTACGAAAAAAGTTGCTTCTGATTATGGCGTATTGATCGAAGAAGAAGGCGTAGCTCTTCGCGGTCTATTCATCATCGATCCAGAAGGCGAATTGAAATATGAAGTAGTTAACCACAACGATGTAGGTCGTAGCGTAGAAGAAACTCTTCGCGTATTGCAAGCTCTACAATCTGGTGGATTGTGCCCAATGAACTGGAAACCAGGACAAAAAACATTAGTTACTTCTTAA